Genomic segment of Salvia splendens isolate huo1 chromosome 12, SspV2, whole genome shotgun sequence:
ATAATTTATTTGACCGTTAGATTATATGGGGACTATAACACAAGCCAGCCCAACCCATTCCAAACGGTGGGAAAGATATAGCCTCAATTCTGACTATGAtcgattgtttaattttttggtTCAATTATCTCTGGCCCAATAATATGTGCCGGCCCACACTATATCTGTGCATCGGTTGCACCTTCATGAATTGAGAATACCATATTTACCCTTCCGACTTTCCATTTCTCCCCAAATTCATGAATTGAGAATACCTTATTTACCCTTCCGACTTTCAATTTCCCCCCAAATTCACTTCGTCTTCACTCCTCACAAAAAAACATGAGTAGCAAAAAGGTACCTCTGCGCTGACGAAGTTTACACCGTCGGCGTCGAAATGTACGCAGTCGGCGTCTTGGTCGCTGCACATTGAGCGATTCTCCCCTCCGTTTGATACACCTTGTTGGTCTCCTATTAGGTCTGTTccttagagcattcacaaccgtgctcttgccagcggcacggttgtgggcccgaccccactttttctgcctgctctctggcaagagcacaacacccacagctgtcctcttccgcaaggacgagcacaattcaatttaaaattcaattaaacaaaaacatttccataatattaaaattcattaaaaaaccacaataaataatacaaataaaataaaaaagacataattaaaatcctaaaaattaaaaattacataattaaaatactaaaaattaaaaattacataattaaactcctaaaaaattaaaaattacataattaaaatcctaaaaattgagattgagagagttgtttagtatagtgtcattttttgtgtttgaaatgagagtatttatagatgaaagtatgaattttggggtaaaaatgatgaaaaaaaattaaaagtgcgaaaaaaatggatatattttattaggaagtgagacaatattttttttaattaattttgaaattttcagattttttcgattttttttaaaaaaaatattaaaaaatgataaatcaacgggccaatcagagcatgccacgtaGACGTCTTGTGCTCTTGCCGCCGGCACGgccgtgctcttagctaagagcacgtccgtgccagcggcaagagcgcagcggtggcggagcgcgtccttgccagcggcaaggacggatGAGCAGCATtccaccaccgttgtggatgctcttaacttCATTGAGCTTGTGTGTATATTTTGAACTGTTTGAAGTTATATTTCCGTATGATTGGGGATTTTAAATATAGGTGATTCTACATCTATGAAATTTTTTAGAATGAGCTATATCATCAATGCATCAACAAGTTTCTATTGATTTTGAATTGATGCAGGTGTACTCACGAATGAGCTATATCATCTGTGTAATTTTATTCATGAATGAGCTACATCATCTGTGTAATTTTATTCATGAATGAGCTATATCATCTGTTTGATTTATTAGAATGAGCTATATCATCTGTTTGATTTGTTAGAATGAGCTATGTCGTCTGTTGTAAATGGTGTATCTGCTTGGTCCTTTAATTTGAGCTTTACACTAGTGTACCCTGTTTTATCTCTGATGAATGAGCTTTATCATTGTAAAATGTTAGTACCAACCTCCAGCTTGTGCAAGATACCGTTACATTTGATATGCTTATCCTATTAAATGTCCTAAATTAAAGTTTATTTACATTAACAATTCTCATTCTGTTTACAGATCATTCATATGGCTGACCAATACATGATTCTAGAATTGAAGAGGACCCCTGCTGAGTTTACTATATCAAATATAGTGGAATGGGGGCAGAATGATAATGTTGGTGAAattctgtttttgtttttggctAACTGCTTGCAGGCCCTTTCAGAGGTTGAAGATGACCTGAAGGATAGTTGCTTATGTAATATCCTCAGAATTTTCATTGAGAAATCTCCTAGATATATATATCCAGTTGTCTCTATTCTCACTAGGAGTTTCGTTGATGAGGATGGGTCTTTCGTAGTGGAGGCTTCAAAAGCTGACATCATGGCTGCAATTTCCCAAGCATCTGGAAAGTCCGTTGATGTTTTAAAATATGAGATGCAGCACCTATCTGACTTAGCATCTCTTGCTGAATCCAATAGGGCAGCTTGCCTTGTGATCGGTCGGAGACCGCATACCATTGATTATCTGTTTTCAAAGATCATTGCATTAGCAAAGGTAACAACTATTCTTATTTTAGTACTTGTAAAATCCATTCTAATATACTGTATATCTTCTAAAAACAGGATAGTGTCAGAGAGGTGGGTCGCAGAGGTCGGAGAAAAAAACTTAGGAAGACATTGCTTGCTATGTTCGTTGCAGCTTCAGAATTTGAAGCTGGTATTTTGGTTCGGCTTTTACAGGTTAATGTTGTTTAATTCTTCTTTTTTAATTGGCTAATTCTTCTTTATAAGCTCTATTTGTAGTTAATACTTACTGTTTGCAGCCTGTTTGGACCAAGGTCCCTGAGAATGTTGTTCTACATGCACTTGCATGTGCCACGGTCTATGCAGATAGACGTATCTTTCCTGAGGATATCCCTTCTCATGTCGACCGAGTAAGATACTAAGTTTTAATTGAAATATTCtcattttgatttatttcctcTCCTTGAACTTACTTTTTATGCTGAATGGACTTACCTTTTTATGCTCGGTTAAATCTACAGGCAGTTGATCTCTACAATGAACTCTATAAGTTGCACCAATCCCTCCGATTATTATGTGATGCCTATCCGTGTGATTGCTATAAGTATATGCCTGAAATCATTGGTTTTGCCCCTGGTATACCGTTGGAATTAATGGAGGCAGAACACACACATGGGATATCGGAGATTTTGAACAAATTTGATTTGAAGAGGTTTGCCTATGAATCTAATGACTACGACGAGGTTATTCGTGCTCAGGTTTgaaagatttttattttatatttatatttatattcgAGTTACTTTTTCATATTTTGCAATTTAATGTGTTAACCCAGCACACACGGCTCACACTTTTTAGGAACTCACACACACAGAGCACACAGAGACATACACTAATCTTGATGAAGAAAGAAAGGTTTCTTGGAGAAAAGGAATTCTCTTTTATTGATTGACTCACTACTCTAAGATACAAGTAAAACCGAGCTATATAAAGCTCATACAATCTGGTAACTGCTACAAACAGAAAAAAAGAATCAagaaacaagaatcaagaacCAGAGTTAATAACTGCTCTTTCATAACAGAATAACTAACTTCCTAACGTCTAGTTTTCTGATTCCTTCTTCCTTTAATTCTTCTAGAACTAGGATCTGAATGTGCACTAattcttacaattctccacctgagtaCACATTTCAGTCCTTGCAGCAAACTTTGATCAGTTCCTTGCAATGATCAACTTTGTCCCTTCCTAGGGACTTAGTGAGCATGTTAGCTGGATTGTGCAAAGTGTCAATCTTGACCACCTTCACTCTTCCCttctcaatctcatctctaataaaatgTAGTCTCACATCTATGTGTTTACTCCTCTCATGGAAATACTG
This window contains:
- the LOC121759168 gene encoding DNA ligase 1-like, which produces MADQYMILELKRTPAEFTISNIVEWGQNDNVGEILFLFLANCLQALSEVEDDLKDSCLCNILRIFIEKSPRYIYPVVSILTRSFVDEDGSFVVEASKADIMAAISQASGKSVDVLKYEMQHLSDLASLAESNRAACLVIGRRPHTIDYLFSKIIALAKDSVREVGRRGRRKKLRKTLLAMFVAASEFEAGILVRLLQPVWTKVPENVVLHALACATVYADRRIFPEDIPSHVDRAVDLYNELYKLHQSLRLLCDAYPCDCYKYMPEIIGFAPGIPLELMEAEHTHGISEILNKFDLKRFAYESNDYDEVIRAQV